Proteins co-encoded in one Arachis hypogaea cultivar Tifrunner chromosome 13, arahy.Tifrunner.gnm2.J5K5, whole genome shotgun sequence genomic window:
- the LOC112792542 gene encoding uncharacterized protein isoform X4 — translation MNVGSIDGSSHGQGSKAASLSCVGSQQPWTSLSTSAVGSGSSRASCRPWERGDLLRRLATFVPSNWLGKPQIINSLACAQKGWMSVGVDKVSCESCGACLNFTSSSSWTSAEAQSASESFARQLDFGHKVNCAWRGNSCPESLVQFPPTPQSALIGGYKDRCDGLVQFTCLPVVAISAIDLMCVTRGPQIERFLSQLQNFVSGEANFKQEIISELENSHEEAHCLFSRSQKLISLCGWEPRWLLNVQDCEEHSAQSERNGHSFGKNQLHRTQDPGLKAVSACAKRDARKGKASLKESRFDCRSPLLDCSLCGATVRILDFLTVPRPARFAPNANSIDIPDTSKKIGLTRGVSAASGISGWVAADDAEKDQVEDRDEVATTNEGKLLANSDLDLNLTMAGGFSFTPFGRTATSENTHDEDMGRDLMIGQPSGSEIGDRAASYESRGPSSRKRNLEKGGSSDDRPVPRLQQQADSVEGTVIDRDGDEVTDGGQYSAGPSKRARDSDIFDTHSSPHQRDSSGAGPSHSMGFDAYASGTRVSSLHQGNDRIIGIQSARDSTRASSVIAMDTVCHSVNDDSMESVENYPGDLDDAHFPSSSTHGNVDMNETSELNNSNLAQQSTCFQTATEAVPGEVGVSSTNYGEELFNAETVTAPARDGISFGISGGSVGMCASHEAEIHGADISVHRADSVVGEMEHRVEDAENQGQTDESVPDPGLMDEIVPDDINREGPVGDSQEMMSHSAGRADSGSKIGCSTKAESVESGEKISQNRNLPPATSSHPSHSCNANIYSACENTKEEIIKDSKSSFTNKSGLEPDFALANGIGPPKGESNYEGGVEFDPIAHHNQYCPWVNGNVAAAGCANSVPSTSSDAIALCGWQLTLDALDALRSLGHNAIPTVQSESAASLYKNDQQAPSQKLLRNQSMSRSHGQL, via the exons ATGAATGTTGGCAGCATAGATGGGTCAAGTCATGGACAAGGCTCTAAAGCTGCTTCTCTCTCATGTGTTGGCTCTCAACAACCATGGACTTCCCTGAGCACAAGTGCTGTTGGCTCTGGTTCTTCAAGAGCTTCATGTAGACCCTGGGAGAGAGGGGATCTATTGAGGCGATTGGCTACATTTGTTCCTTCAAATTGGCTTGGAAAGCCTCAG ATCATCAATTCATTGGCTTGTGCTCAGAAAGGTTGGATGAGTGTTGGTGTAGACAAAGTTTCCTGTGAGTCATGTGGTGCTTGCCTGAATtttacatcatcatcatcttggacATCAGCTGAAG CTCAAAGTGCCAGCGAATCCTTTGCCAGGCAACTGGATTTTGGGCACAAAGTGAATTGTGCCTGGAGAGGAAACAGCTGTCCAGAAAGCCTAGTACAGTTCCCTCCAACACCCCAATCTGCATTAATTGGTGGCTACAAGGATAGATGTGATGGACTTGTACAGTTTACCTGTCTCCCAGTTGTAGCAATCTCTGCAATTGATTTGATGTGTGTTACTCGAGGTCCACAGATTGAGCGATTTTTGTCCCAGCTTCAGAATTTTGTGTCAGGAGAAGCAAACTTTAAACAGGAGATTATATCAGAGCTTGAAAACTCTCATGAGGAGGCACACTGCTTATTTTCTCGT TCTCAAAAGCTTATAAGCCTTTGTGGTTGGGAACCCCGGTGGCTTTTAAATGTCCAGGATTGTGAAGAGCACTCTGCTCAATCCGAAAGGAATGGACATTCTTTTGGCAAGAATCAACTTCATCGTACTCAAGATCCAGGGCTGAAAGCAGTTTCTGCTTGTGCTAAAAGGGACGCCAGAAAGGGAAAGGCTTCTCTTAAGGAGTCTAGATTTGACTGTAGGTCCCCGTTGCTTGACTGTAGCTTATGTGGTGCTACGGTTAGAATTTTAGATTTCTTGACTGTTCCTCGTCCTGCTCGTTTTGCACCGAATGCCAACAGCATAGATATTCCTGATACCAGCAAAAAGATAGGATTGACTCGTGGAGTGAGTGCAGCTAGTGGAATAAGCGGTTGGGTTGCAGCTGATGATGCCGAGAAAGATCAGGTCGAAGACCGTGATGAAGTTGCAACAACAAATGAGGGTAAACTGTTGGCAAACTCTGATTTGGATTTGAATCTTACCATGGCTGGAGGGTTTTCTTTTACTCCTTTTGGAAGGACAGCAACATCTGAAAATACTCATGATGAAGATATGGGAAGGGATTTGATGATTGGCCAGCCTTCAGGCAGTGAGATTGGTGACCGCGCAGCTTCATATGAATCACGAGGGCCAAGCTCTCGTAAGAGAAATCTTGAAAAAGGGGGAAGCTCAGATGACAGGCCAGTTCCCAGGTTGCAGCAGCAGGCTGATAGTGTTGAAGGAACTGTGATTGATCGTGATGGTGATGAAGTCACAGATGGTGGACAATATTCAGCTGGTCCCTCAAAACGTGCCCGTGACTCTGATATTTTTGACACACATTCTTCACCACATCAAAGAGACTCATCTGGTGCTGGTCCTAGTCATTCGATGGGTTTTGATGCTTATGCTTCTGGTACTCGAGTTTCTTCATTGCATCAAGGTAATGACCGCATAATCGGAATCCAATCAGCTAGAGACTCAACCCGTGCATCTTCTGTCATTGCAATGGATACAGTATGTCATAGTGTAAATGATGATTCTATGGAAAGTGTTGAAAATTATCCTGGAGACCTTGATGATGCCCACTTCCCCTCCTCTAGCACCCATGGCAATGTGGACATGAATGAAACATCAGAACTGAATAATAGCAATCTAGCTCAACAGAGTACTTGTTTTCAAACAGCAACTGAAGCTGTCCCTGGTGAAGTGGGTGTCAGTAGTACAAACTATGGGGAAGAACTTTTCAATGCAGAAACTGTGACTGCTCCAGCACGAGATGGAATCAGTTTTGGAATTAGTGGAGGCAGTGTTGGAATGTGTGCTAGTCATGAAGCTGAAATCCACGGAGCAGATATATCTGTGCACAGAGCTGATAGTGTTGTTGGCGAAATGGAGCATAGAGTAGAAGATGCTGAAAATCAGGGACAAACTGATGAATCTGTTCCTGATCCAGGTCTAATGGAtgagattgtccctgatgatatTAACAGGGAAGGTCCTGTTGGAGATAGCCAGGAGATGATGTCTCACTCTGCAGGAAGGGCAGACAGTGGATCGAAAATTGGTTGTTCTACAAAGGCAGAATCTGTTGAAAGTGGTGAAAAGATTAGTCAAAACCGCAATCTACCACCTGCTACCAGTAGTCATCCATCTCATTCTTGCAATGCTAATATATATTCTGCTTGTGAAAATACCAAGGAAGAGATCATTAAGGATAGTAAATCATCGTTCACCAACAAAAGTGGCCTCGAACCAGATTTTGCTTTAGCAAATGGGATAG GGCCTCCAAAAGGAGAAAGTAATTATGAAGGTGGTGTAGAATTTGATCCTATTGCCCATCACAACCAATATTGCCCTTGGGTGAATGGCAATGTTGCTGCTGCTGGCTGTGCTAATTCTGTTCCAAGCACTAGCAGTGATGCAATTGCACTCTGCGGTTGGCAGCTGACGTTAGATGCTTTGGATGCTTTGCGGTCTCTTGGGCACAATGCAATTCCAACTGTACAATCTGAGTCTGCTGCATCCCTTTACAAG AATGATCAGCAAGCACCTTCTCAAAAGCTCCTTCGCAACCAATCTATGAGCAGAAGTCATGGTCAACTCTGA